A single window of Liolophura sinensis isolate JHLJ2023 chromosome 6, CUHK_Ljap_v2, whole genome shotgun sequence DNA harbors:
- the LOC135469045 gene encoding uncharacterized protein LOC135469045, with the protein MVYMLKGNMERILHLAYTVVIISVLVTLSSSKTVDIKIPDIYGANVKDVETVVKEEEQRLRDLHENPEFEELQIIDDPLEIPKILAKPRNANGDVIEEFKPIPLPTDFDSYDVDPKDGRIHLSELITVTGAVENVEAAFNASDTDKDGVISLQEFMHAPWNLSGADEMDYVDIADADMTSGDAEEEYLHLIHR; encoded by the exons ATGGTCTACATGC TGAAAGGAAACATGGAGCGGATACTACATTTGGCATACACCGTTGTTATAATCTCTGTCTTGGTTACGTTGTCTTCCTCCAAAACTGTGGACATTAAAATTCCAGACATCTATGGAGCTAATGTTAAAGATGTGGAGACAGTGGTCAAGGAAGAGGAACAGAGGCTAAGAGACTTGCATGAAAATCCAGAATTTGAGGAATTACAGATTATCGACGATCCCTTGGAAATTCCCAAAATTCTCGCGAAGCCAAGAAACGCGAATGGTGACGTCATCGAAGAATTCAAACCTATTCCACTTCCCACAGATTTTGACAGCTATGACGTCGACCCGAAAGATGGCCGAATCCATTTATCCGAGTTGATAACTGTCACTGGAgctgtggaaaatgtggaagCTGCATTCAATGCCTCAGATACAGACA aagaCGGTGTCATCAGCTTGCAAGAGTTTATGCACGCACCATGGAATCTAAGTGGAGCCGATGAAATGGACTATGTTGATATCGCGGACGCAGATATGACAAGCGGTGATGCGGAAGAAGAGTACCTCCACCTTATCCACAGGTGA
- the LOC135466196 gene encoding lanosterol synthase-like → MTTFNLHGYKYQNNMARNRGGPHHTKPVTDLSRWRMSSFEGRQHWRYIPEGEVPEREQNLLEKYFVGLDISDVRPSPPRATTAKEAMYNGMSFYFDILDPDGHWPGDFGGPLLLMPAMIFAYYISNEPFEEAERLEMIRYLRSVECPDGGWGLHIEAPPTVLCCVLNYVSMRMLGVPADDPCLVRCRTLFEKLGGTCSIPSWGKCWLSFMNLYKWEGMHSLFLPELWILPDWFPVHARRIWCWCRHVYLPMAYCFGAKIQAELDNLLLEIRKELYPEGFENVDWPAQRENISWADLLVPHTPTLRAVYFFMDKYEEHHSKYIRDWALKECYDQIRGDDSSANYTCLGVLQKLLNMVVRWHVEGKDSTAYKLHLNNVHDFLWMGWDGMKLSSTPGSCLWDTTLAVQGLVEVGAHDYPEFVPKLKAIHEYIKCQQVKENPPDYELLHRKPVKGGFPFANWDYNWCVSDTTAEGFKALLLLEKHLDVVKQNKMLSLDCVDVLLGFTNPDGGSGTCEAKRGNVLMELLNPAEIFNNIMVDHSYVECTSSVLTALKMFTDDNPEYRREDITKFLDGAMKFILKNQSEEGGWEGFWGVCFTYGAWFAMESCAAMGLGYQSGDLPLEIEKGCKFLEKYQLSDGGWGENFETCEQSRYISSETSQMTSTAWALLAMMAVRYPNIDVIAKGIENLISKQLDSGDWPLDSVPGTFNRTCTLTYVNYKNIFPIWALGRFCKLYPDHPLAAKNNKS, encoded by the coding sequence ATGACGACATTTAACCTCCATGGCTACAAATATCAGAATAACATGGCTCGGAACAGGGGCGGGCCTCACCATACAAAGCCTGTCACCGACTTGAGCCGATGGCGCATGAGCAGTTTTGAGGGTCGCCAGCACTGGCGTTACATTCCAGAGGGGGAGGTTCCGGAGAGGGAACAGAATCTTCTCGAGAAGTACTTCGTCGGTTTGGATATCAGTGATGTGCGCCCTTCTCCACCACGGGCGACCACGGCGAAAGAGGCAATGTATAATGGAATGAGCTTTTATTTCGACATACTCGATCCCGATGGTCACTGGCCGGGTGACTTTGGCGGACCGCTGCTGCTGATGCCGGCAATGATCTTTGCATATTACATTAGTAATGAGCCGTTCGAAGAAGCGGAGAGGCTGGAGATGATTCGGTATCTACGGTCGGTGGAGTGCCCGGACGGGGGATGGGGGCTTCACATCGAAGCCCCTCCCACAGTTCTTTGCTGTGTGCTGAATTACGTCAGCATGCGGATGTTGGGAGTTCCAGCAGATGACCCGTGCCTTGTTCGCTGCCGAACCTTGTTCGAGAAGCTAGGGGGTACCTGCTCTATTCCATCTTGGGGGAAATGCTGGTTGTCCTTTATGAACTTGTACAAATGGGAGGGTATGCACTCTTTGTTTCTGCCCGAGCTCTGGATTCTTCCGGATTGGTTTCCGGTGCATGCCCGGAGAATCTGGTGCTGGTGCCGCCATGTTTACCTTCCTATGGCGTACTGCTTCGGGGCCAAAATACAAGCCGAGTTGGACAACTTGCTTCTTGAGATCAGAAAAGAGCTGTATCCTGAAGGGTTTGAAAACGTGGATTGGCCGGCACAACGCGAGAACATTTCCTGGGCagatttgctggttcctcacaCACCTACATTGAGAGCTGTGTACTTTTTCATGGACAAATACGAAGAACACCACAGCAAATACATACGGGATTGGGCTTTGAAAGAGTGTTACGACCAAATCAGGGGAGACGACTCCAGTGCCAATTACACATGCTTGGGTGTTCTACAAAAACTTCTGAACATGGTGGTAAGATGGCATGTAGAGGGCAAAGACTCTACAGCCTATAAACTGCACCTGAACAATGTCCATGACTTCTTGTGGATGGGCTGGGATGGAATGAAACTGAGCAGTACACCTGGAAGTTGCCTTTGGGATACTACACTCGCGGTACAAGGACTTGTGGAAGTTGGTGCCCACGATTACCCCGAATTCGTGCCAAAACTAAAAGCCATCCACGAGTACATCAAATGCCAGCAAGTGAAGGAGAATCCCCCAGACTACGAGCTATTACATAGAAAACCCGTTAAGGGCGGATTTCCTTTCGCCAATTGGGATTACAATTGGTGTGTTTCGGACACAACGGCAGAGGGTTTTAAAGCCTTGCTGCTTCTGGAGAAGCATTTGGACGTTGTTAAACAAAACAAGATGCTGAGCTTGGATTGCGTGGACGTGTTGCTTGGCTTCACCAATCCTGACGGCGGAAGCGGGACCTGTGAGGCCAAGAGAGGCAACGTTTTGATGGAGCTTCTGAACCCAGCAGAAATCTTTAACAACATCATGGTGGATCACTCGTACGTGGAGTGTACGTCGTCCGTGCTGACCGCTCTGAAGATGTTCACCGATGACAACCCGGAATACAGACGAGAGGACATAACCAAGTTCTTGGACGGTGCCATGAAGTTTATTCTGAAGAATCAGAGTGAGGAAGGAGGCTGGGAAGGCTTTTGGGGAGTCTGCTTCACATATGGGGCCTGGTTCGCCATGGAGTCATGCGCTGCCATGGGACTCGGCTATCAAAGCGGTGACCTGCCGCTCGAAATCGAAAAAGGATGCAAATTCCTGGAGAAGTATCAACTCAGTGACGGTGGATGGGGTGAAAACTTTGAGACCTGTGAACAGTCCAGATACATCAGCAGTGAGACCTCCCAGATGACCAGTACGGCCTGGGCATTGTTGGCTATGATGGCTGTCCGCTACCCTAACATTGATGTGATCGCCAAAGGTATTGAGAACCTGATCTCCAAGCAGCTTGACTCCGGTGACTGGCCCCTGGACAGCGTGCCAGGCACCTTCAACAGGACCTGCACACTGACATATGTCAACTACAAGAACATTTTCCCTATCTGGGCTTTGGGAAGATTCTGTAAGCTTTATCCTGATCACCCACTGGCTGCAAAGAACAATAAGTCATAA